Proteins encoded together in one Lathyrus oleraceus cultivar Zhongwan6 chromosome 5, CAAS_Psat_ZW6_1.0, whole genome shotgun sequence window:
- the LOC127082144 gene encoding uncharacterized protein LOC127082144 yields the protein MVNRNQNVDNVIRKIQHDDMATYNNLEAMVKRIMVRNGVNLDLRRPNYTSPLSEYILQAETPPRTKIPKFTKFSGDTTESTVENVAKYLIEAGYISNNENFRIKFFPSSLTKNAFTWFTTLPQSSIHTWNQLERMFHEQFYMGQTKISLKELTSIKRKFIGPIDDYLNRLRLLKARRFMQVPEYELVEMVTGSPDYFIRKKLDIQYLRDTAQLVDKVRQLECLKEEKARANKNKRVAYVDFSNDGEGSYNGPSHFDENEIDLAELKQRPSYACKVLAPSNGKNPIEPEKNDKLPKKTYTFDVTKCDEIFNLDLVQNSIQEGRLKFGDKSRSQMKIDSDPLQVADAHYTELEEVNLVEVTNDFDMTEVTEDFINEPIMVRISEHLDHEFFNDFIQEAMGDSTNKSANVFDAGITEDSNLMIVTKETADGFVQIDKATDGLQL from the exons ATGGTGAATAGAAACCAAAATGTCGATAATGTCATACGGAAGATTCAACATGATGATATGGCAACATATAATAATCTAGAAGCCATGGTCAAAAGGATTATGGTTCGAAATGGGGTAAACTTGGACCTTCGAAGGCCAAATTATACATCACCTTTGTCGGAATATATCCTACAGGCAGAAACACCCCCTAGAacaaaaatccccaaattcacTAAGTTTTCTGGGGATACTACTGAATCCACTGTCGAAAATGTGGCTAAATATTTAATCGAGGCAGGATACATTTCGAACAACGAAAACTTTAGGATAAAGTTTTTCCCAAGTTCTCTCACAAAGAATGCCTTCACGTGGTTCACCACCTTACCACAAAGTTCGATTCATACTTGGAATCAGTTAGAGAGAATGTTCCATGAGCAGTTTTACATGGGACAAACTAAGATAAGTCTGAAGGAATTGACTAGTATTAAACGAAAGTTTATTGGGCCAATTGATGACTATCTGAATAGGCTTCGATTACTCAAAGCCAGACGTTTTATGCAAGTGCCAGAGTATGAACTTGTCGAAATGGTCACTGGGAGCCCTGACTATTTTATTAGGAAGAAGTTAGATATCCAGTATTTGAGAGATACGGCCCAACTGGTTGATAAGGTTCGACAGTTAGAATGCTTGAAGGAAGAAAAGGCTagagcaaataagaataaaagaGTAGCTTATGTCGATTTCAGCAATGATGGCGAAGGATCCTATAACGGGCCTTCACACTTCGACGAAAATGAAATCGACCTTGCTGAGTTAAAGCAAAGGCCATCTTACGCGTGCAAGGTTTTGGCCCCGTCGAATGGAAAAAACCCTATTGAACCAGAAAAGAATGATAAACTTCCTAAGAAAACTTATACTTTCGACGTTAcaaaatgtgacgaaatcttcaATTT ggatcttgtgcaGAATTCTATCCAAGAAGGGAGACTCAAGTTTGGAGACAAATCTCGGAGCCAGATGAAGATCGACTCTGATCCTCTACAAGTGGCTGATGCCCACTATACGGAGCTAGAGGAAGTGAACCTGGTCGAAGTCACTAACGATTTCGACATGACCGAAGTCACTGAGGACTTCATCAATGAACCTATCATGGTTAGGATTTCTGAACATCTTGATCATGAATTCTTTAATGACTTCATTCAGGAAGCTATGGGAGATTCCACCAACAAGAGCGCTAATGTCTTCGACGCTGGAATAACTGAAGATTCCAACCTGATGATAGTCACCAAGGAAACCGCTGATGGTTTCGTGCAGATAGATAAGGCCACTGATGGCCTTCAATTATAA